A portion of the Phyllopteryx taeniolatus isolate TA_2022b chromosome 15, UOR_Ptae_1.2, whole genome shotgun sequence genome contains these proteins:
- the LOC133489805 gene encoding UPF0729 protein C18orf32 homolog: MVCIPCIVIPVLLWVYKRFLEPFIYPFISPFINTFWTKKAVHESATGDPAMGERCNRTSKELDHNVEVTANGSTVAGDKKTD; encoded by the exons aTGGTGTGCATCCCCTGCATTGTCATCCCTGTTCTGTTGTGGGTCTACAAAAGGTTCCTGGAGCCCTTCATCTACCCTTTCATTTCACCCTTCATCAATACATTCTGGACTAAAAAAGCTGTGCACGAGTCCGCCACTGGTGACCCAGCTATGGGTGAGAGGTGTAATAGGACATCCAAGGAG ctCGATCACAATGTAGAGGTTACAGCCAATGGATCCACCGTAGCGGGCGATAAGAAGACAGACTGA